In a genomic window of Flavobacterium crassostreae:
- a CDS encoding SCO family protein, with amino-acid sequence MQSVLKKYALFLGIFAVFSIITLSLFYNALKPQKTLPIYNPSDVNPELVDSTIQYIRKYHTIADFSFTNQNGKTITQKDYEGKIYVADFFFTTCGSICPKMTANLFEVQKAIANNPKVMLLSYSVFPETDSVPVLKAYAKKYGVLDHKWNLVTGDKKEIYALARKSYLAVKLGKPEALYDMVHTENFVLVDTKKRVRGFYDGTKKEEVQQLIEDIAFLSKE; translated from the coding sequence ATGCAATCTGTTTTAAAAAAATATGCCCTTTTTTTGGGGATTTTTGCTGTTTTCTCCATCATTACGCTGTCTTTGTTTTACAATGCTCTAAAACCACAAAAAACACTCCCGATTTATAATCCTTCGGATGTAAATCCAGAATTGGTAGACAGTACCATCCAATACATCCGTAAATACCATACCATCGCAGATTTTTCGTTTACCAATCAAAACGGAAAAACCATTACCCAAAAAGACTACGAAGGCAAAATTTATGTCGCCGATTTCTTCTTTACCACTTGTGGATCTATTTGCCCCAAAATGACTGCCAATTTATTTGAGGTACAAAAAGCCATTGCCAACAACCCAAAAGTAATGTTGCTCTCTTATAGTGTTTTTCCAGAAACGGACAGTGTTCCTGTTTTGAAGGCTTACGCCAAAAAATACGGTGTACTAGACCATAAGTGGAACCTAGTAACGGGAGACAAAAAAGAAATCTATGCCCTTGCCCGAAAATCCTACCTTGCCGTAAAACTTGGCAAACCCGAAGCGTTGTATGACATGGTGCATACCGAAAATTTTGTTTTGGTGGATACCAAAAAAAGAGTGCGGGGTTTTTATGATGGAACCAAAAAAGAAGAAGTCCAACAATTGATCGAAGACATTGCTTTTTTGAGTAAGGAATAA
- a CDS encoding carbon-nitrogen hydrolase family protein — translation MPASIKSIELRNLKIEDYKELKKSMIESYPEMAESFWKENQIELLLEKFPEGQLVIVVDGIVVGSALSLLVTEDFAFKTRSYKAVTGNFSFSTHNPDGEVLYGIDVFINPQYRGLRLGRRLYDIRKELCEQLNLKSIIFAGRIPNYGKFKNEITPKVYIEKVKKKEVYDPVLSFQLSNDFHEIRVLKNYLEGDTESLEYAVLLEWNNIYYDDSPKLINTKKSVVRLGLIQWQMRSLANLKALFDQAEFFIDTVSGYSSDFALFPEFFTAPLMADFNHLSEPEAIRELAKHTEAVKLKFQEFAISYNINIITGSMPFIENGHVYNVGFLCKRDGTNEMYRKIHITPNEVFHWGITGGNAIQTFDTDCGKVGIVICYDVEFPELSRLMADEGMHILFVPFLTDTQNGYTRVKHCAQARAIENECYVAIAGCVGNLPKVNNMDIQYAQAAVFTPSDFAFPSNGIKAEATPNTEMTLIVDVDINLLKELHEHGSVKIMKDRRHDLYSLKKV, via the coding sequence ATGCCTGCAAGTATTAAATCTATCGAATTACGTAATCTCAAAATTGAGGATTACAAAGAGCTCAAAAAATCCATGATTGAATCGTACCCAGAAATGGCCGAATCTTTCTGGAAAGAAAATCAAATTGAACTTTTGTTAGAGAAATTTCCGGAAGGGCAATTAGTTATTGTCGTAGATGGCATTGTGGTTGGATCTGCCTTATCGTTGTTGGTTACCGAAGATTTTGCTTTTAAAACCCGAAGCTACAAAGCCGTGACCGGAAACTTTAGCTTTTCTACGCACAACCCAGATGGCGAAGTTTTGTATGGCATTGATGTTTTTATCAACCCGCAATATCGTGGACTCCGTTTGGGCAGACGTTTATACGATATCCGTAAAGAACTGTGCGAACAATTGAACTTAAAATCCATTATTTTTGCAGGAAGAATCCCTAATTACGGAAAATTTAAAAATGAAATCACGCCCAAGGTATATATCGAGAAAGTAAAGAAAAAAGAGGTTTACGATCCTGTTTTATCTTTTCAGTTGAGCAATGATTTTCATGAAATAAGAGTGTTAAAAAACTACCTAGAAGGCGATACAGAGTCTCTAGAGTATGCCGTATTATTGGAGTGGAATAATATATATTATGACGATAGTCCCAAACTAATAAACACCAAAAAAAGCGTCGTTAGGTTGGGTTTAATACAATGGCAAATGCGCTCTTTAGCAAATCTAAAAGCACTTTTTGACCAAGCAGAATTTTTTATCGATACGGTTTCTGGCTATAGTAGTGATTTTGCCTTGTTTCCGGAATTTTTTACAGCTCCTTTGATGGCAGACTTCAATCATTTATCTGAACCAGAAGCAATTAGAGAACTAGCCAAACATACTGAAGCCGTAAAATTAAAATTTCAAGAATTTGCCATCTCTTACAATATCAACATTATTACTGGAAGCATGCCTTTTATTGAAAATGGTCATGTCTATAATGTGGGTTTTTTGTGCAAACGAGACGGTACCAACGAAATGTATCGTAAAATACATATTACACCCAACGAGGTTTTTCATTGGGGGATCACAGGCGGGAATGCCATTCAGACCTTTGATACAGACTGCGGAAAAGTAGGGATTGTCATTTGTTATGATGTAGAATTTCCGGAACTCTCCAGACTTATGGCTGATGAAGGGATGCATATTTTGTTTGTGCCCTTTTTGACAGACACCCAAAACGGCTATACCCGTGTCAAACATTGCGCCCAAGCCCGAGCCATTGAAAACGAATGCTATGTGGCCATTGCTGGCTGCGTGGGTAACTTGCCCAAGGTAAACAACATGGACATTCAATATGCACAAGCAGCGGTATTTACACCTTCGGATTTTGCATTTCCGAGCAACGGAATCAAGGCCGAAGCAACTCCCAATACCGAAATGACTTTAATTGTGGATGTAGATATCAATCTTTTGAAAGAATTGCATGAACATGGAAGTGTAAAAATAATGAAAGACCGAAGACACGATTTATATAGCTTGAAAAAAGTATAG
- a CDS encoding M20/M25/M40 family metallo-hydrolase has protein sequence MKKSFISLWSTLFILIVLAVAQYTMMPRWTSNDLSTLSEFSTDRAFAKATEIAKKPHYVSSKNHQEVALYLQEELTNLGLETSIQEGYTLTNWGNLVKAKNIIAKIKGTSNNKALVLLSHYDSAPHSSSKGASDAGSGVATILEAIRAYKYQKKTPKNDILILFTDAEEIGLNGAALFVTKHHWAKEVGLVLNFEARGTSGPSYMLVETNNGNTGLIKEFAKAKTTFPVTNSLMYSIYKMLPNDTDLTVFREKANIQGFNFAFIDGHYNYHTAQDTITNLDKASLAHQGAYLMPLLDHFSKANLNATHSNQDSVYFSIPYTIINYPFGWVMPMLLLSVFLFVVFVLVGIAKKILLLSDIIKGFIPLLAAIFTTLLAVVLGWKIVSKLYPQYKDMLNGFTYNGQDYIVAFVMLSVAICFGCYQLFSKPKLSCNHYVAPLFLWLLINAGLAGFLQGAGFLILPVMSGLLAFGIFIITQKNSPFLNLILSIPALILIVPFIQTLPVGLGLNLLFGSGLLTVLTFVLLLPIFGKFEHKGIWALVFLFLSIGFFAKAHYGSGYEAGKAKSNSLVYILNTDTETALWATYDKNLDYWTQTYLGKKPQKATSSNKNPLFSKYNSVFTYVNSAPIATILKPTVAFVKDTIIANQRHIKIKITPNRDVNRYDIFANPKMIFTHFKANGTAPLDQKGSTLKRNGKRVLSYYVLDNEPLEMVFTIPKTTVFDMELVESSFDLMQNPSFNMRKRATWMMPTPFVLTDAVIITQHLKPNARTNQLPQNKDTTDLVLPTSVAR, from the coding sequence ATGAAAAAAAGCTTTATCTCATTATGGAGTACCCTATTTATTTTGATTGTACTAGCGGTAGCGCAGTATACCATGATGCCACGCTGGACATCCAATGACTTGAGTACTTTGTCTGAGTTTTCTACAGACAGAGCTTTTGCAAAAGCAACCGAAATTGCAAAAAAACCGCATTATGTCAGTTCCAAAAACCACCAAGAAGTAGCTCTTTATTTACAAGAAGAATTAACTAATTTAGGTCTAGAAACCAGCATTCAAGAAGGCTATACCCTAACCAACTGGGGTAATTTAGTCAAAGCAAAAAACATCATAGCCAAAATCAAAGGCACCTCCAACAACAAAGCCTTAGTACTACTATCCCACTATGATAGTGCACCACATTCGAGCTCTAAAGGCGCCAGCGACGCAGGCTCCGGAGTCGCAACTATTTTAGAAGCCATAAGAGCTTACAAATACCAAAAAAAAACACCCAAGAATGACATCCTAATTCTCTTTACGGATGCCGAAGAAATAGGCTTAAATGGTGCGGCATTATTTGTAACCAAACACCATTGGGCTAAAGAGGTAGGCTTAGTGCTTAACTTTGAAGCCAGAGGAACCTCAGGCCCAAGCTATATGCTAGTGGAGACCAACAACGGAAACACAGGCCTAATAAAAGAGTTTGCTAAGGCAAAAACTACTTTTCCGGTAACCAACTCTCTAATGTATAGTATTTACAAAATGCTACCCAATGACACCGATTTGACCGTTTTTAGAGAAAAAGCGAATATTCAAGGATTTAATTTTGCTTTTATTGACGGCCATTACAACTACCATACCGCACAAGATACTATTACAAACCTAGACAAAGCCAGCCTTGCGCACCAGGGAGCCTACTTAATGCCGCTATTGGATCATTTTTCTAAAGCAAACTTAAACGCTACACACTCCAATCAGGATAGCGTTTATTTCAGTATTCCGTATACCATAATTAATTATCCCTTTGGTTGGGTTATGCCAATGTTACTGCTATCGGTGTTTTTGTTTGTTGTTTTTGTTCTGGTAGGAATTGCCAAAAAAATACTTCTTTTGTCGGATATTATTAAAGGATTTATCCCCTTATTGGCAGCAATCTTCACCACGCTTTTGGCGGTTGTTTTAGGCTGGAAAATAGTATCCAAACTATATCCACAATACAAAGACATGCTTAATGGATTTACCTACAACGGGCAAGACTATATCGTTGCCTTTGTGATGCTGAGTGTAGCAATCTGTTTTGGATGTTACCAGCTATTCTCTAAGCCAAAATTAAGCTGCAATCACTACGTAGCGCCTTTATTTTTATGGCTCCTTATTAATGCTGGTTTGGCCGGATTTCTGCAGGGAGCTGGTTTTTTGATACTTCCGGTTATGAGCGGGCTATTGGCGTTTGGGATTTTTATAATTACGCAAAAAAACAGTCCCTTTTTAAACCTAATCCTTAGTATTCCGGCTTTAATCCTTATAGTACCTTTTATACAAACCCTACCAGTAGGTCTGGGGCTCAACCTTCTTTTTGGTAGTGGTTTGCTGACTGTTTTGACCTTTGTATTATTACTGCCTATTTTTGGTAAATTTGAACACAAAGGCATTTGGGCCTTGGTTTTTTTGTTTCTAAGTATTGGTTTTTTTGCCAAAGCGCACTACGGATCGGGCTATGAAGCCGGCAAAGCCAAATCCAACAGTTTGGTATATATTTTGAACACGGATACCGAAACCGCACTCTGGGCAACATACGATAAAAATCTAGACTATTGGACCCAAACCTATTTAGGCAAAAAACCACAAAAAGCAACAAGCAGCAACAAAAATCCATTGTTTAGCAAATACAACTCCGTTTTTACGTATGTAAATAGCGCACCAATAGCTACTATTTTGAAACCCACGGTAGCTTTTGTAAAAGATACTATTATAGCAAACCAGCGCCATATTAAAATTAAAATCACTCCAAATAGAGACGTGAATCGTTACGATATTTTTGCGAATCCAAAGATGATTTTTACGCATTTTAAAGCAAATGGCACCGCACCCTTAGATCAAAAAGGAAGCACCTTAAAACGGAACGGCAAGAGAGTACTTAGTTATTATGTACTAGATAATGAACCCCTAGAAATGGTATTTACTATTCCTAAAACCACCGTGTTTGATATGGAATTGGTAGAATCTTCGTTTGATTTAATGCAAAATCCTTCTTTCAATATGCGCAAAAGAGCTACTTGGATGATGCCTACCCCTTTTGTGTTGACGGATGCCGTAATAATCACCCAGCACTTAAAACCAAATGCCCGTACAAACCAGTTGCCCCAAAATAAAGATACAACAGACCTGGTGCTACCTACATCCGTTGCCAGATAA
- a CDS encoding single-stranded DNA-binding protein encodes MNGLRNKVQLIGHLGNDAEIKNFDGGKKLANFTLATNEVYKNEKGEKVIETQWHRLVAWGKKAEIIEDYTSKGKEIAIEGKLTHRTYKDKSGEKRYATEVLVTQVLLLGK; translated from the coding sequence ATGAATGGATTAAGAAACAAAGTGCAACTAATAGGTCATTTGGGTAACGATGCAGAAATTAAAAATTTTGATGGAGGCAAGAAATTAGCCAATTTTACCCTGGCAACTAATGAGGTGTACAAAAACGAAAAAGGCGAAAAGGTTATAGAAACCCAGTGGCATCGTCTGGTTGCTTGGGGCAAAAAAGCAGAAATTATAGAAGACTATACCTCCAAAGGCAAAGAGATTGCAATAGAGGGCAAATTAACCCATAGAACCTACAAAGACAAAAGTGGCGAAAAACGTTACGCTACCGAAGTTTTGGTTACTCAAGTATTGTTATTAGGAAAATAA
- a CDS encoding FeoA family protein has protein sequence MRTTINSLKKGEKAIIKDFDIDIIPLKLLEMGCLPGNTVELLQIAPFGDPLYLDINGSHLAIRVETAAEIEVELIQIQL, from the coding sequence TTGCGTACCACGATAAATTCATTAAAAAAAGGAGAAAAAGCCATTATCAAAGATTTTGATATTGATATCATTCCGTTAAAGTTGCTCGAGATGGGTTGTTTGCCCGGAAATACCGTAGAACTGTTACAGATCGCTCCTTTTGGAGACCCTTTGTATTTAGATATCAATGGTTCGCACTTGGCAATTCGTGTAGAAACTGCCGCAGAAATTGAGGTTGAATTGATCCAAATCCAGCTTTAA
- a CDS encoding NAD(P)-dependent oxidoreductase codes for MTTISILGCGWLGVPLAEALIKANFRVKGSTTSAQKQAVLTQKGIEPYVISLQTDGVLGEITAFLDQSALLIIAIPPKLRRNSSENFVAKIQQLLPYIENSGVQKVLFISSTSVYSDTNEIITEKSAHNPSTEAGKQLLVIEGILQNNPHFSTTILRFAGLVGADRNPVHFLAGKENLENPEAPINLIHQEDCIGIILKIISTNTWNQVFNAAADYHPSRAAYYTQKAVALDLVPPSFSRKNPSVGKTINSDTLKNTLNYLFIKNEL; via the coding sequence ATGACAACGATAAGTATTTTAGGTTGTGGCTGGTTAGGAGTTCCTTTGGCCGAAGCCTTGATTAAAGCTAATTTTAGGGTAAAGGGCAGCACTACTTCTGCCCAAAAGCAAGCTGTTTTGACCCAAAAAGGCATCGAGCCGTATGTGATTAGTCTACAGACTGATGGTGTTCTGGGAGAAATTACGGCGTTTTTAGACCAAAGTGCTTTACTGATTATTGCCATTCCACCCAAGTTACGTCGCAATAGTTCTGAAAATTTTGTTGCCAAAATACAACAGTTACTTCCTTATATAGAAAATTCTGGTGTTCAGAAAGTCCTTTTTATAAGCTCTACCTCTGTTTATAGCGACACTAACGAAATTATTACCGAAAAAAGCGCACACAACCCTTCCACCGAAGCAGGGAAACAGCTTCTAGTAATTGAAGGGATTTTGCAAAACAACCCCCATTTTAGCACCACCATTCTCCGTTTTGCAGGATTAGTAGGTGCCGACCGCAATCCAGTACACTTTTTGGCAGGCAAAGAAAACCTAGAGAATCCAGAGGCACCCATAAATTTAATCCATCAAGAAGATTGTATTGGTATTATTCTAAAAATTATAAGTACCAATACATGGAACCAAGTCTTTAATGCCGCTGCAGATTACCATCCGTCTAGGGCTGCATATTATACGCAAAAAGCTGTAGCATTGGATCTAGTTCCTCCTAGTTTTTCTAGAAAAAACCCTTCGGTAGGAAAAACTATAAATTCTGATACGTTAAAAAACACGCTAAACTATCTCTTTATTAAAAACGAACTTTAG
- a CDS encoding M13 family metallopeptidase gives MKKYFYRPLILMLPALVGWSEMQSQNKETLTESGITKASFDYKVQPAEDFFRFVNGTWLDQTEIPKDRTTWGSFNELVKKTDKDALDILKVAAANPKYQSNTDQGKAINLYTSILDTLARNKQGIAPLKPYLDQIDRIENLTDLTQLLMEMEHIGGIGFFGTYVGADDKNSTKNSLFVTVSSLGLPDKEYYLSDDKDTKAKRQKYQQHIARMLQFLGESPAKAKKSASQVLAFEVALSRPRLDRVESRDGRLQYNPMTVSALQKITPAVDWKNYFKGIGFANLDSVIVAQPKYMQTLETIFKQKEVAAWKAYLKWNLINNSASLLSTTIAAANFDFYGKTLNGAIQQRPLEEQALSSVNGTIGEALGKLYVAQMFPAAAKEKAQKMIANIVRAYQERILNLSWMSEETKTKAIQKLNKITIKIGYPDKWKEYAALNIKSVAEGGSYFTNMQNIYQWNSNLDIAKLDQPVDKTEWYMSPQTVNAYYNPSYNEIVFPAAILQPPFYNYQADEAVNYGGIGAVIGHEISHGFDDSGARYNADGNLVDWWTAEDLEQFTALGTALANQYSALEPLPGVHVDGKFTLGENIGDLGGVNAAYDGLQLYLKENKNPGLIDGFTPEQRFFISWATVWRTKSRDEAIKNQVKTDPHSPGKYRAYVPAQNMDAFYQAFSIKKGDGMYLAPESRVKIW, from the coding sequence ATGAAAAAGTACTTCTATCGGCCGTTAATTTTGATGCTTCCGGCTCTTGTTGGCTGGTCCGAAATGCAGTCGCAAAACAAAGAAACCCTAACAGAATCGGGTATTACAAAGGCATCTTTTGATTATAAAGTGCAACCCGCAGAGGATTTTTTTAGATTTGTTAATGGTACTTGGTTGGACCAAACCGAAATTCCTAAGGATCGAACCACTTGGGGGAGTTTTAACGAATTGGTAAAAAAGACCGATAAGGATGCCTTGGATATTTTGAAAGTTGCCGCCGCCAACCCCAAGTACCAATCCAATACAGACCAAGGCAAAGCCATTAATCTGTATACTAGTATTCTGGACACTCTAGCCCGTAACAAGCAGGGTATTGCGCCATTAAAACCGTATTTGGACCAAATTGACCGCATTGAGAACCTAACGGATTTAACCCAATTGTTAATGGAGATGGAGCACATTGGAGGAATTGGTTTTTTTGGAACCTATGTAGGAGCCGATGATAAAAACAGTACAAAAAATTCGTTGTTTGTTACTGTAAGTAGTTTGGGGCTTCCGGACAAAGAGTATTATTTATCCGATGACAAAGACACCAAAGCAAAGCGCCAAAAATACCAACAGCATATTGCTAGAATGTTACAGTTTTTGGGAGAGTCTCCCGCTAAGGCCAAAAAAAGTGCCAGTCAGGTTTTGGCCTTTGAGGTGGCTTTGTCTAGGCCACGTTTGGATAGAGTAGAGAGTAGAGATGGTAGGTTGCAATACAACCCCATGACTGTTTCGGCATTACAAAAAATAACCCCTGCTGTAGATTGGAAAAATTATTTTAAAGGCATTGGTTTTGCTAATTTAGATAGTGTGATTGTGGCACAACCGAAATACATGCAAACTCTAGAGACTATTTTTAAACAAAAAGAGGTTGCCGCTTGGAAAGCCTACTTAAAATGGAACCTAATCAACAATTCGGCCTCTTTATTATCTACAACCATAGCTGCTGCTAATTTTGATTTTTATGGCAAAACCTTAAATGGCGCCATCCAGCAAAGACCACTCGAAGAACAGGCCTTGTCTAGCGTAAATGGAACCATTGGCGAGGCATTAGGAAAATTATATGTTGCCCAAATGTTTCCCGCTGCGGCAAAAGAAAAAGCCCAAAAAATGATTGCCAACATTGTGCGTGCGTATCAGGAGCGAATCCTGAACTTGAGTTGGATGTCTGAAGAAACCAAAACCAAAGCAATCCAAAAACTAAATAAAATCACCATCAAAATAGGCTATCCAGATAAATGGAAAGAGTATGCAGCACTGAATATTAAAAGTGTTGCCGAAGGAGGGAGTTATTTTACAAACATGCAAAATATTTACCAATGGAATTCGAATTTGGATATAGCCAAACTGGACCAACCAGTAGACAAAACAGAATGGTACATGTCTCCACAAACAGTCAATGCCTATTATAATCCATCCTATAATGAAATTGTTTTTCCGGCGGCCATATTGCAACCTCCTTTTTATAATTACCAAGCAGACGAAGCAGTCAATTATGGAGGTATAGGAGCTGTTATTGGGCATGAAATTTCTCATGGTTTTGATGATTCTGGAGCGCGTTACAATGCCGATGGTAATTTGGTAGATTGGTGGACAGCCGAAGATTTGGAACAGTTTACAGCCTTGGGTACCGCTCTTGCAAACCAATACAGTGCCCTAGAACCATTGCCAGGAGTACATGTAGATGGCAAATTTACCCTTGGAGAAAACATTGGAGATCTAGGAGGAGTGAATGCTGCCTATGATGGTTTGCAATTGTATTTAAAAGAAAACAAAAATCCAGGACTCATTGATGGCTTTACTCCAGAGCAGCGTTTCTTTATTTCATGGGCCACGGTTTGGAGAACCAAGTCTCGAGACGAAGCTATAAAAAACCAAGTAAAAACAGACCCTCACTCCCCAGGGAAATATCGTGCCTACGTTCCTGCACAAAATATGGACGCTTTTTACCAAGCCTTTTCTATTAAAAAAGGAGATGGGATGTATTTAGCGCCCGAAAGCAGAGTTAAAATCTGGTAA
- a CDS encoding OmpA family protein, with translation MKKLILTFVFASAFSTLSAQTKTEEKTVKNTNETYNKWSVELAGGVNKPQRPLTSGYFTATPSPFVVDLGARYMFNNKFGLKADLGYNSFEGKDNSASFDTKYYRVDLQAVANLGRIMNFETWTNRIGLLGHAGFGLAQLEDENSALKDRMGNFMAGVTGQIRLTNRIALTGDFTTILNASQNANFDAATTGASRGFQGILFNGTVGVSVYLGKNAKHADWVTLVDQNTIALTDRVNALETMLIDTDQDGVADYLDLEPNTVSGVMVDSKGKAIDLNNNNVPDELEGYLLKTYGSATDKSPLLNNNELITNFINGGYVATYFDFDKSTPTNVSTEGIDFMLTYLRNNPTASVEIIGHADEIGRSAYNDKLSTARAEQVKSILLKANVEASRLNVVAAGEDTSVEKDSELARKLVRRATFRVK, from the coding sequence ATGAAAAAATTAATACTGACGTTTGTTTTTGCTTCGGCATTTTCAACACTTAGTGCACAAACAAAAACTGAAGAAAAAACAGTAAAAAACACAAACGAAACCTACAACAAATGGTCTGTAGAATTGGCCGGTGGGGTTAACAAACCACAAAGACCTTTAACTTCAGGTTACTTTACTGCAACTCCAAGTCCTTTTGTAGTTGATTTGGGAGCAAGATACATGTTCAACAACAAATTTGGTTTGAAAGCAGATCTTGGTTACAACAGTTTTGAAGGTAAAGATAACTCTGCATCATTTGACACTAAATACTACAGAGTAGACTTACAAGCAGTTGCTAACTTGGGTAGAATCATGAACTTTGAAACTTGGACTAATAGAATTGGTTTATTAGGACATGCGGGTTTTGGTTTAGCACAATTAGAAGACGAAAATTCTGCATTAAAAGACAGAATGGGTAACTTCATGGCCGGTGTTACTGGACAAATCAGATTAACAAATAGAATTGCTCTAACCGGTGATTTTACAACTATTCTTAATGCTTCACAAAACGCAAATTTTGATGCAGCAACTACAGGTGCTTCAAGAGGTTTTCAAGGAATCCTTTTTAATGGTACTGTTGGGGTAAGTGTTTATTTAGGTAAAAATGCTAAACATGCGGACTGGGTTACTTTAGTGGATCAAAACACTATAGCATTAACAGATAGAGTAAACGCTCTAGAAACTATGTTAATTGACACAGATCAAGATGGTGTTGCTGATTATTTAGACTTAGAGCCTAACACGGTTTCTGGCGTAATGGTAGATTCTAAAGGTAAAGCTATTGACTTAAACAACAATAACGTACCAGACGAATTAGAAGGTTATTTATTAAAAACATACGGTAGTGCTACAGATAAAAGCCCATTATTGAATAACAACGAGTTAATCACTAATTTTATCAACGGTGGTTATGTTGCAACTTACTTTGATTTTGACAAATCTACACCAACAAATGTTTCTACAGAAGGGATTGACTTTATGTTAACATACTTAAGAAACAACCCAACTGCTTCAGTAGAAATCATTGGACATGCAGACGAAATTGGAAGAAGCGCTTACAACGACAAATTATCTACTGCTAGAGCAGAGCAAGTGAAAAGCATTTTATTAAAAGCGAATGTAGAAGCTTCAAGATTGAACGTAGTTGCTGCAGGAGAAGATACTTCAGTAGAAAAAGATTCTGAATTAGCTAGAAAATTAGTAAGAAGAGCTACTTTTAGAGTAAAATAA